The Vicinamibacterales bacterium genome window below encodes:
- a CDS encoding universal stress protein: MVAFVSQEESQATLALAVHLAAATQSKLTLVKVLADPHSLGLVAELIATDEPFLLAKEELQSVVDDLTQDDLNAVAEVRLVTEIGAGIVTAAIDLNVDMVFVGTGKPGGPSSFLMVNDPVAHYIVDHCPRSVVLVRQNE, encoded by the coding sequence ATGGTCGCCTTTGTTAGCCAAGAAGAAAGTCAAGCGACTCTGGCTTTAGCAGTGCATCTTGCAGCGGCCACACAGTCGAAATTGACGCTTGTAAAAGTACTTGCTGATCCACATTCACTGGGCCTTGTTGCCGAATTGATTGCTACAGATGAACCTTTTCTTTTAGCTAAAGAGGAACTACAGTCAGTTGTCGATGATCTTACTCAAGACGACCTGAATGCCGTCGCTGAAGTTCGCCTAGTCACCGAGATTGGTGCGGGTATAGTCACCGCTGCGATTGACCTGAACGTCGATATGGTGTTTGTAGGCACCGGCAAGCCCGGTGGTCCTTCCTCTTTTTTGATGGTCAACGATCCTGTTGCTCACTATATTGTTGATCATTGTCCAAGGTCAGTAGTTTTGGTCCGACAAAACGAATAA
- a CDS encoding response regulator, which translates to MPQTKLLLVVDDTDLSRLSTCLLANSFGYKTEDAASGTEAIEKLALKKYSGIIMDYQMPGLTGKDCTEYIRTTLKSSIPIIGYTSSEDSKVFATCIESGMDACLNKNCPSQQLEDTLKSLLFCALGAD; encoded by the coding sequence GTGCCACAAACAAAACTACTTCTTGTTGTTGACGATACTGATCTAAGCAGACTGTCTACCTGCCTGCTGGCAAATAGCTTCGGGTATAAAACTGAGGATGCTGCTAGCGGTACCGAAGCCATCGAAAAACTTGCACTCAAAAAGTATTCCGGCATCATCATGGACTATCAAATGCCCGGTCTGACTGGCAAAGATTGTACGGAATACATCAGAACCACTCTAAAAAGCAGTATTCCCATCATTGGCTATACCTCTAGTGAAGATTCAAAAGTTTTTGCTACCTGCATAGAATCTGGCATGGATGCCTGCCTTAACAAAAACTGCCCCAGTCAACAACTGGAAGATACGCTGAAAAGCCTACTTTTCTGCGCATTGGGCGCTGATTGA
- a CDS encoding HAMP domain-containing sensor histidine kinase, whose protein sequence is MKLRIIHKGLILLLLPFLLQTGLFATLMSLINGGEALALKQQAQVTALNRITVLIVDFGDAWTSIFNHVFAPTMAAEQSLSPEQFYQRVTGVMNELTALPHYGQTLSTYLADIKEVRDTQYALLKRISEENSDGNNLNILRVMSQLKSSKPQLFKLMRKMNYLKQVMEKEQLAIANTMQEENQKRSTIKNLMIAVFIVQLVLTTGLLMYFLRDISKRLSSLVTNARQLPDEKTLTEKVGGDDEIAYLDSVLHQASDKLKEAAQNRKSVLNMIAHDIRSPLMSSKLLIDNLLDSPVESQRKSTGDSLRHTFKQVLTLVEDLLSIEKLESGRIALDFDMIETDKLAQSVLESLAVQASHAGVILRNEATPLQVVCDSGRIAQVLTNFVSNAIKHSPPGGTVTVLCSQLPQAISFNVIDEGNGLSKKDASRVFDKFFQAEAASGANKAGFGLGLAVAAMLIKQHGGEVGVNTTLGEGCDFWFTLPVDEDE, encoded by the coding sequence TTGAAACTACGAATCATTCACAAAGGTCTGATTCTGTTGCTATTACCGTTTCTGCTGCAAACGGGTTTGTTTGCAACACTCATGTCACTCATAAATGGCGGCGAAGCATTAGCACTAAAGCAACAAGCGCAGGTTACTGCCTTGAATCGCATCACCGTTCTAATTGTGGATTTCGGAGACGCTTGGACCTCAATATTCAACCATGTTTTTGCACCAACGATGGCTGCGGAGCAGTCTTTGTCACCGGAGCAGTTTTATCAACGTGTCACTGGTGTTATGAATGAGTTAACTGCCCTACCTCACTATGGACAAACTCTATCGACTTATTTGGCCGATATTAAGGAGGTCCGAGACACACAGTATGCACTTCTGAAAAGAATCAGTGAAGAGAATTCAGATGGTAACAACCTGAACATACTGAGAGTGATGTCTCAGCTTAAAAGCTCAAAGCCGCAGCTCTTCAAGCTTATGCGCAAGATGAATTACCTCAAGCAAGTAATGGAAAAAGAACAGTTGGCGATCGCCAACACTATGCAGGAAGAAAATCAAAAGCGATCTACAATCAAAAACCTGATGATAGCTGTGTTTATCGTACAGTTGGTTCTCACAACCGGCTTGCTGATGTATTTCCTTCGCGATATCAGTAAACGCTTGTCATCACTAGTCACTAATGCCAGGCAGTTGCCGGATGAAAAAACATTGACAGAGAAAGTAGGCGGAGATGACGAAATCGCTTATCTGGACTCAGTCTTGCATCAGGCTTCGGACAAACTTAAGGAGGCCGCTCAGAACAGAAAATCAGTTCTAAACATGATTGCACATGACATTAGGTCACCATTAATGTCCTCGAAATTGTTGATTGACAATCTGCTTGATAGCCCTGTCGAAAGTCAAAGGAAATCAACTGGAGATAGTCTACGTCATACTTTCAAACAAGTTTTGACACTTGTGGAAGATCTGCTTTCTATCGAAAAACTAGAGTCGGGTCGAATTGCCCTGGATTTCGATATGATTGAAACTGATAAGTTAGCTCAATCTGTATTGGAGAGCTTAGCTGTCCAGGCCAGCCATGCTGGAGTCATCTTGAGAAATGAAGCTACGCCACTACAGGTAGTGTGCGATTCGGGCCGTATTGCACAAGTTCTGACTAATTTTGTCAGCAACGCTATTAAGCATTCACCACCTGGAGGCACAGTTACAGTCCTTTGTAGTCAGCTACCACAAGCCATTTCGTTCAATGTTATCGATGAAGGAAATGGGTTAAGCAAGAAAGATGCATCACGTGTATTTGACAAATTCTTTCAAGCAGAGGCTGCTTCTGGAGCAAACAAAGCTGGTTTTGGTCTAGGGCTTGCTGTCGCCGCCATGTTGATTAAGCAGCATGGTGGTGAAGTAGGAGTTAATACAACTCTTGGTGAGGGTTGCGATTTCTGGTTTACTCTGCCAGTCGACGAAGACGAATAA
- a CDS encoding ATP-binding protein: MHKEQAGEFIETRQHRRFIEFANFCRTNRTIGICTGRPGVGKEASGQAYAQWQIVKPLLDKPRRPQSPPVKLTDCHSAYWDAEVKCSLKKLNSSLLFLRNKFDSLVRDSLYWYQPELLRQAPRKDFLELVVINNAHRLSFDCLEATNDFRKKYNIGVVLLAVPGFDRKIRLFDPVGCDVALYHEYSPPRAEELRQILEIRWRKEAVAIEDAAITIIEEVTSSNIQKALNIQTEIERVRGINSISIISPELVEAASKSLLLDLPERSKK, translated from the coding sequence ATGCATAAAGAGCAGGCTGGCGAATTTATAGAAACAAGGCAACATAGGCGTTTCATCGAATTTGCGAACTTCTGTAGAACCAATCGCACCATCGGCATTTGTACTGGCCGCCCAGGAGTTGGAAAAGAAGCTTCAGGTCAAGCATATGCACAGTGGCAGATCGTCAAACCACTTTTGGACAAACCACGTCGACCACAGTCACCACCGGTAAAGCTCACAGACTGTCACTCGGCCTACTGGGACGCAGAAGTCAAATGCTCCCTAAAAAAGTTGAACTCATCGCTACTGTTTCTCAGAAACAAATTTGACAGCCTGGTTCGGGATTCGTTGTATTGGTATCAACCAGAGCTACTGAGACAGGCCCCACGCAAGGATTTTCTGGAGCTTGTTGTCATCAACAATGCTCACCGCCTATCATTCGACTGCCTGGAAGCAACTAATGACTTCCGAAAAAAATACAATATCGGTGTAGTGCTACTGGCAGTGCCTGGCTTCGATAGAAAAATTAGACTATTTGACCCGGTCGGTTGCGATGTTGCCCTATATCACGAGTATAGCCCCCCACGCGCTGAAGAGTTGAGACAAATACTAGAGATTAGATGGCGCAAAGAAGCAGTTGCCATTGAAGATGCTGCCATAACAATAATCGAAGAAGTCACAAGCTCAAATATTCAAAAGGCTCTCAACATTCAGACTGAAATAGAGCGCGTTCGTGGCATCAATTCTATTTCTATCATTTCACCCGAACTTGTTGAGGCTGCCAGCAAAAGCTTGCTGCTAGATCTGCCAGAAAGATCTAAAAAATAG
- a CDS encoding single-stranded DNA-binding protein produces MNNSITIVGRVGQAPSSVSFGDTGNKVVKFSVAVKEFSSNTDEEKTMWLDVDAWNGLGERALKTITKGREIVINGRLSLSNFSKEINGVKVQLTKPVIKLTSFHLCGKRPTDDETQPEEQPAPKKAKAAKN; encoded by the coding sequence ATGAACAACTCAATCACAATAGTCGGTCGCGTCGGTCAAGCCCCTAGCTCAGTTTCGTTCGGCGATACTGGAAACAAGGTGGTGAAGTTTTCGGTGGCGGTAAAAGAATTCTCGTCTAATACCGACGAAGAAAAAACAATGTGGCTCGATGTCGATGCCTGGAATGGGCTAGGTGAGCGTGCTCTCAAGACCATCACTAAAGGGCGTGAAATCGTGATCAACGGAAGACTGTCTCTCTCTAACTTCTCAAAAGAAATAAACGGCGTGAAGGTGCAGTTGACCAAGCCGGTAATAAAGCTCACGTCCTTTCATCTCTGCGGTAAAAGGCCGACTGATGACGAGACTCAACCAGAGGAGCAACCTGCTCCGAAGAAAGCGAAAGCCGCCAAAAACTAG
- a CDS encoding recombinase family protein gives MKIGYARVSTKEQSLDIQIKALQRAGCKLIYQEKVSGVGRTRPEFQKMMQQIRQDDVLIIWRLDRLARSTRMLLETIETLQERGASFKSLQEPWADTTSAAGRMVMTFFAGMAEFERDLIRDRTDVGRKAALERGVKFGRPSKLSDEQLKLARKLIKQGESIHAVADIFGVHFTTLYRYLRG, from the coding sequence GTGAAAATCGGCTACGCAAGAGTATCTACAAAAGAGCAAAGTCTCGATATACAAATCAAGGCACTCCAGCGCGCTGGATGTAAGCTGATATATCAAGAAAAGGTTTCTGGTGTCGGTCGCACTAGGCCTGAGTTTCAGAAGATGATGCAGCAGATTCGGCAGGATGATGTTTTGATCATTTGGCGATTGGATCGACTTGCGCGATCGACAAGAATGCTTCTTGAAACAATCGAAACACTGCAAGAACGTGGTGCTTCGTTTAAGTCGTTGCAGGAGCCCTGGGCTGATACCACTTCTGCTGCCGGTCGGATGGTAATGACTTTCTTTGCAGGTATGGCTGAGTTCGAGAGGGATCTAATACGCGATCGAACAGATGTGGGTCGCAAAGCTGCTTTGGAGCGTGGTGTGAAATTCGGTAGGCCTAGCAAATTGTCGGATGAGCAGTTAAAGCTTGCAAGAAAGCTGATCAAGCAAGGTGAGTCAATTCATGCCGTAGCGGATATTTTCGGGGTGCATTTCACCACCCTCTACCGATATCTTCGCGGCTGA
- a CDS encoding JAB domain-containing protein, producing the protein MRFAGSAAWGALAPFSWEVPVNNILVSGVAVNNQLIDSQTVSGTMFVKSTKKNLARENLSSRRSDNKTLKKKRLSGSTLKKHLKYIVPELKLALIKEPGVKPHAIHGPQEIERLIEPMKFYPEEHFVAFHLDTKFQVIGYNEVSKGTVSASLVHPREVFKAALLSNSTAIICAHNHPSGIVKPSNEDLETTSTLIKAGQILGVLVLDHVIIGGDELFSLRENRPDLWL; encoded by the coding sequence TTGCGCTTTGCGGGCAGTGCTGCATGGGGCGCACTCGCGCCCTTTTCCTGGGAGGTGCCTGTGAACAATATTTTGGTAAGTGGCGTGGCTGTGAATAACCAGCTGATTGATAGTCAGACGGTGAGCGGCACTATGTTTGTTAAGAGCACTAAAAAGAACTTGGCTAGAGAGAACTTGAGTAGTAGACGATCTGACAATAAGACGTTAAAGAAAAAGAGATTGAGTGGCAGCACTTTGAAAAAACACTTGAAATATATTGTGCCAGAATTGAAGCTGGCACTAATCAAAGAGCCAGGCGTGAAGCCACATGCTATACATGGTCCGCAAGAAATAGAGCGCTTGATTGAACCTATGAAATTCTACCCGGAGGAGCATTTTGTAGCCTTCCATCTTGATACCAAATTTCAAGTTATTGGTTACAACGAAGTTTCAAAAGGTACTGTTAGTGCCAGTCTTGTGCACCCAAGAGAAGTATTTAAAGCCGCTCTACTTTCAAATTCCACCGCTATTATCTGCGCGCACAATCACCCGAGCGGTATTGTGAAACCCAGTAATGAAGACCTTGAGACTACTAGTACACTGATTAAAGCCGGTCAGATTCTAGGTGTGCTAGTGCTCGATCATGTCATCATCGGCGGTGACGAGTTGTTTAGTCTGAGGGAAAACCGGCCAGATCTCTGGCTGTAG
- a CDS encoding LysM peptidoglycan-binding domain-containing protein, whose product MTHRFETETRATESHKLADSSAVKADWSTRSSNSVLLASDSRPSSQDLVKQDVLPQMELVDNKDWKADWIRRNDKWGQPRLDDSSELQRQQARLSRPETPAGSEDNNSESRQRAREKARDTFEPPLKDLPDSKIYDVKKGDNLWNIARRELGPTGSNDQIQKFVKQVADSNQIKNPDLILPGQKIRLPIIKHPGK is encoded by the coding sequence ATGACACATCGTTTTGAAACTGAAACTAGAGCAACTGAAAGCCACAAATTAGCGGACAGTTCAGCGGTGAAAGCAGATTGGAGCACTAGGAGCAGTAACAGTGTCTTACTAGCTAGTGACTCGCGGCCGTCTTCTCAAGATCTAGTCAAGCAAGATGTTTTGCCACAGATGGAGTTGGTTGACAACAAAGATTGGAAAGCAGACTGGATAAGAAGAAACGATAAATGGGGACAGCCAAGGCTTGACGATTCATCAGAACTGCAACGACAGCAAGCGAGATTGTCTAGACCTGAAACACCTGCTGGTTCAGAAGATAACAATTCAGAATCTCGCCAGAGAGCTAGAGAGAAAGCAAGAGACACTTTTGAACCACCACTAAAAGATCTTCCTGACAGTAAGATCTATGACGTGAAAAAGGGCGACAACCTTTGGAATATTGCTCGCCGTGAGCTTGGACCTACAGGCTCAAACGATCAGATTCAGAAATTTGTTAAACAAGTTGCTGATTCAAACCAAATCAAAAATCCTGATTTAATTTTGCCAGGGCAGAAAATTAGATTGCCAATTATCAAACATCCAGGCAAGTAG
- a CDS encoding response regulator transcription factor: MAKLLIVDDDQILTSLVKQEMEKQGWMVETAHSFSDGRQFLECFSFDLIVLDWSLPDGTGLTLCQGFRRAGGTTPIIFLTGRNDIDSKESGLDSGGDEFLTKPFDIRELLAHVRAIQRRPAHFMQDALTVRGVTLDTRLSRLTGADIDIKLSPTELALLEYLFRHQNQIFSGADLFRKVWPANREVQDDTIRVHLHILRRKLAVAGLKDFIKTVRGSGYILESR, encoded by the coding sequence ATGGCTAAGCTCCTGATCGTTGATGATGATCAAATATTGACCAGCCTAGTCAAACAGGAAATGGAAAAGCAAGGCTGGATGGTCGAAACAGCCCATTCCTTCAGTGACGGCAGACAGTTTCTCGAATGTTTTTCTTTCGATTTGATAGTGTTGGATTGGTCATTACCGGATGGAACAGGACTCACTCTTTGTCAGGGTTTTCGTCGAGCAGGTGGCACTACACCAATAATATTTCTTACCGGACGAAATGATATTGACAGTAAAGAGAGCGGTTTGGACTCCGGTGGAGATGAGTTTCTTACAAAGCCCTTTGATATTAGAGAATTACTCGCTCACGTAAGGGCTATTCAGCGCCGTCCCGCACATTTCATGCAAGATGCACTCACTGTGCGTGGTGTGACCCTGGACACTAGATTGAGCCGCCTGACTGGTGCCGACATAGACATTAAACTTTCGCCTACAGAACTTGCTTTGTTGGAGTATCTATTCAGGCACCAAAATCAAATATTTTCTGGTGCGGATTTATTCAGAAAGGTTTGGCCTGCAAATCGTGAAGTACAAGATGACACAATACGGGTTCATCTGCACATATTGCGTAGAAAGCTAGCAGTAGCCGGACTAAAGGATTTCATTAAAACAGTACGTGGCTCAGGCTATATTTTAGAATCCAGGTGA
- a CDS encoding DNA-binding protein — MARRHPIDPDELFETANRLVAEGKDVTATTLLDALGGGSLRTIYKYLEQWKDKAPIVPVKKAVDIPDRVQASFAMAWRMATDEAAIEIEAVKQKAAEDVAAAINRFQEALNAAERLEREAQEAAETIDGLKSQMVTLTEEVTSLSATGARYKATAEQLEQQVKAQGQELERMHKERAEEREEHAQQITKLEEGAAQSAKRYQQEIDSLRAVLDEARGKITEVEKQRDEAKTSISDSQKQLEKAEAAAKADRAERDAAIKEAAELKGLSGSLKEQNAALMAKLNSDEKSEKKK; from the coding sequence ATGGCACGCAGGCACCCGATAGACCCGGATGAGCTTTTTGAGACCGCCAACCGGCTGGTAGCAGAAGGTAAAGACGTAACCGCGACCACGTTACTTGATGCCCTGGGGGGCGGTAGCCTCCGGACCATATATAAGTACCTGGAGCAGTGGAAGGATAAGGCGCCAATTGTGCCGGTCAAGAAAGCGGTTGATATTCCAGATCGGGTGCAAGCCTCTTTTGCTATGGCCTGGCGTATGGCCACAGACGAAGCCGCCATTGAGATTGAGGCAGTGAAGCAAAAGGCTGCTGAAGATGTGGCGGCAGCAATCAACCGCTTTCAAGAAGCCCTGAATGCTGCCGAGAGGCTTGAGCGAGAGGCCCAGGAGGCCGCCGAAACAATTGATGGTCTCAAGTCGCAAATGGTGACTTTGACAGAAGAAGTCACTAGCCTGTCTGCTACTGGAGCTCGGTACAAGGCTACTGCCGAACAGTTGGAACAGCAGGTAAAGGCCCAAGGGCAAGAGCTTGAGCGTATGCATAAAGAACGTGCCGAAGAGCGCGAAGAGCACGCACAGCAAATAACAAAGCTGGAAGAAGGTGCCGCGCAATCGGCTAAGAGATACCAGCAGGAAATTGATAGTCTCAGAGCTGTGTTGGACGAGGCGCGCGGTAAAATTACTGAAGTTGAAAAACAGAGAGACGAAGCGAAAACCAGCATTAGCGACAGTCAAAAGCAGTTGGAGAAAGCCGAAGCCGCGGCAAAAGCTGATAGAGCAGAAAGAGACGCAGCAATTAAGGAAGCGGCGGAGTTGAAGGGGCTCTCGGGTTCATTGAAAGAACAAAATGCCGCACTGATGGCCAAGCTCAATAGTGATGAAAAATCAGAGAAGAAGAAGTAG
- a CDS encoding zinc-ribbon domain-containing protein encodes MPVKKRDIEEIYEPYPLEKRVPLSRAYPEVAALWDYKHNCGFGPEDFSSGANVLVWFRCPKGPDHIFKTVIFTAVRSFRSGNNGCPFCANKKLSVTNSLVTVRPDLAKEFMEKRNRKKVKDVAGGANRYWWQCQTNSKHTWLVSINSRSSKDTGCPKCGIGDTIDLRSYPKVLAQFDSKRNKGIDPYKLSIKNKVHWKCKVSKDHLWISTFNRRKGERCPFCKGSLASSTNNLSRDKELAKQFHPSKNKPLKPQDFSLTSREKIWWKCSSGADHEWLAPVNMRVQVRTKCPFCLNRRLSITNCLAKLFPKLAKELHPTKNGKLSGKEITAASTLKVWWICKNNHSFQQIVRKRTFEGRGCYKCYLANFGRQKE; translated from the coding sequence ATGCCAGTAAAGAAGCGAGATATTGAAGAAATCTATGAACCGTATCCGCTCGAAAAACGAGTTCCACTATCTCGCGCCTATCCAGAAGTAGCCGCGCTCTGGGACTACAAGCACAATTGTGGCTTCGGCCCCGAAGACTTCTCTAGCGGCGCAAATGTTCTAGTCTGGTTCCGCTGCCCCAAAGGCCCTGATCACATTTTTAAGACTGTGATTTTTACTGCTGTTCGGTCCTTTCGCAGTGGAAATAATGGCTGCCCTTTTTGCGCAAATAAGAAGCTATCGGTCACCAATTCTCTAGTCACTGTGCGTCCAGACCTCGCCAAAGAGTTCATGGAAAAGCGAAACAGGAAGAAAGTAAAAGATGTTGCCGGAGGCGCCAACCGCTACTGGTGGCAATGCCAAACCAATTCCAAGCATACTTGGTTAGTGAGCATAAACAGCCGCAGTTCAAAGGATACCGGTTGCCCAAAGTGCGGCATAGGCGACACCATAGATCTCAGAAGTTATCCAAAAGTGCTCGCTCAGTTTGATAGCAAAAGAAACAAAGGCATAGACCCTTACAAGCTTTCAATCAAGAACAAAGTCCACTGGAAATGCAAAGTAAGTAAAGACCATCTCTGGATTTCAACATTTAACCGCCGCAAGGGAGAGCGTTGCCCGTTCTGTAAAGGCTCTTTAGCCTCCAGCACAAACAACCTATCACGCGACAAAGAACTGGCAAAGCAATTTCATCCCAGTAAAAACAAACCACTGAAGCCACAAGACTTCTCTTTGACTAGCCGTGAAAAGATATGGTGGAAGTGCTCTAGCGGAGCAGATCATGAGTGGTTGGCGCCAGTCAACATGCGAGTTCAGGTAAGAACAAAATGCCCTTTCTGTCTCAATAGACGGCTATCTATTACAAACTGTCTGGCAAAACTTTTCCCTAAATTAGCCAAAGAGCTGCATCCAACGAAGAACGGCAAGCTCTCCGGTAAAGAGATAACTGCGGCATCGACTTTGAAAGTCTGGTGGATTTGCAAGAACAATCATAGCTTCCAACAAATTGTAAGAAAGCGTACTTTTGAGGGCCGGGGCTGCTACAAATGCTATCTTGCAAATTTTGGGCGACAAAAAGAATAA
- a CDS encoding Mu transposase C-terminal domain-containing protein has product MSINQRARETKVHRTTISRILDGFRKGGFVSLERKKRTDKGTFGISDELTELIRAHRIALPNLPCSSIQRMIARICAKKFWAEPTYWNIYRIHNSIPADLLTLSRDSAEYRRHYEMIHRFEASCPNEIWQADHNFMDIFVWDEHGQALKPVLTIILDDYSRAVTGYYLDFAPPSAQRTALALRQAIWHKAEPKWLACGIPEKLYTDRGSDFTSLRLKQIAIELEFELIKGRPYYPQGKGKIERFFLTMNELFLCDLTGYTAEGEPPKQPGMTLDEFRRTFHDWLINEYMQRENEDTGESPFFRWCNQPQVPRMPETLDKLHMLLMTISETRLVRRDGIHVLNYSYIDTELQNGYMRESVLVRYDPMDVSKIFVFHENKFVCSAVCPELVEKKPTYQDIVKAKNSRKKSLRQKITGAKDLVKSYAADSARPIPPAPVEETIVPALPERPRQVIRRYTVDA; this is encoded by the coding sequence ATGAGCATCAACCAGCGCGCACGTGAAACCAAAGTGCACAGAACAACTATTTCTCGAATACTTGACGGTTTTCGAAAAGGCGGCTTCGTTTCTCTAGAGCGCAAGAAGCGCACTGATAAAGGCACTTTCGGAATCAGCGATGAATTGACAGAACTGATCAGGGCTCATCGAATTGCCTTGCCGAATCTACCCTGCTCATCCATTCAGCGCATGATCGCCAGAATCTGTGCAAAAAAGTTTTGGGCCGAGCCAACATACTGGAATATCTATCGGATTCACAACAGTATTCCAGCTGATCTTCTCACTCTATCTAGAGATAGTGCTGAATACAGGCGGCACTATGAAATGATTCATCGCTTTGAAGCAAGCTGTCCGAATGAAATTTGGCAGGCAGATCACAACTTCATGGATATTTTCGTCTGGGATGAGCATGGTCAAGCCCTCAAACCTGTTCTAACAATCATCCTTGACGACTATAGCAGGGCAGTTACTGGTTATTATCTGGATTTTGCGCCACCATCGGCGCAACGAACCGCTCTTGCTTTACGACAGGCAATTTGGCACAAGGCAGAACCTAAGTGGTTGGCCTGCGGCATACCCGAAAAATTGTACACAGATAGAGGCTCGGATTTTACCTCGTTGCGATTAAAACAAATTGCCATAGAGCTAGAGTTTGAGCTAATCAAAGGACGTCCATACTACCCCCAAGGAAAAGGAAAAATTGAACGTTTTTTCCTGACCATGAATGAACTTTTCCTTTGCGATCTAACCGGTTACACAGCAGAAGGTGAGCCACCGAAGCAGCCTGGCATGACGCTTGACGAATTCCGAAGAACTTTTCACGATTGGCTGATCAATGAGTATATGCAGCGCGAAAACGAAGACACAGGCGAAAGCCCATTTTTCCGATGGTGCAATCAACCACAAGTGCCAAGGATGCCTGAGACCTTAGACAAGCTGCACATGCTTCTTATGACTATCTCCGAAACTCGCCTAGTTCGCCGAGATGGTATTCACGTGCTCAACTATTCCTATATTGATACAGAGCTGCAAAATGGTTACATGCGCGAATCAGTACTGGTCCGCTATGACCCAATGGATGTCTCCAAAATTTTTGTTTTTCACGAAAACAAATTCGTCTGCTCTGCAGTGTGCCCGGAGCTTGTTGAAAAAAAGCCCACCTATCAAGACATAGTAAAGGCCAAAAACTCTCGCAAGAAGTCGCTACGCCAGAAGATAACCGGTGCCAAAGATCTCGTGAAATCCTATGCCGCTGACTCAGCAAGACCAATTCCTCCAGCACCGGTTGAAGAAACCATTGTGCCTGCGTTGCCAGAAAGACCTCGTCAAGTTATTCGGAGATATACAGTAGATGCATAA